Within the Deltaproteobacteria bacterium genome, the region TTGCAAGTAGATTGGAGCTCGTTAGAACTGCCTCAGGGAACGCGGCTGATTTCGAATCTTCCCTATCAGATTTCTTCTAGCCTTGTGATCGATCGGTCCGTTGATGCCCAAGGTGTGACTTCGATGGTGCTGATGTTTCAGAAGGAAGTTGCAAAGCGAATCCTTGCGAAACCGAAGACTGAAGATTTCGGCCTGCTTTCGGTGATCGCCCAACTTGGCTGGGAAATCGAAATCGTTTGCGAGGCCGGACCACAGGACTTTTTTCCTCCGCCACGCATAGCTAGTCGCGTCCTGCGCTTTCGACGAAAAGTGGATGCACCCGACGTTCAAGAGTTTACTCGTGTCCTGGCGTTTGCAAAACGGGCTTATGCTCATCGCCGAAAGCTTTTGGCGGGAAACTTGGCGGGCGGTTCGGCAACTCGTGAGACAATTGAAACCGTGATAGAAAGTATGGGATTCACGAAAACGGCAAGAGCCGAAGAGCTAAGTCCGGTACAGATTCTAGAACTTTTTCGACGATTGTAGGGGCGTTTAGTCATGGCGACGAAAGACAATGGCATTAGGCTGATCGCAGAAAATCGCAAAGCGCGATTTGATTACATTGTCATCGACACGCTGGAGGCGGGGATTTCGCTTCTCGGGAGCGAGGTCAAGGCGATTCGAGACACTGGAATTCAGTTGAAGGACTCGTACGTCGTCATCAAAAATGGAGAGGCCTTTTTGCAGGGTGCCCATGTTTCGCCTTACCGGGCATCGAGCTATTTGAATCACGAACCAGAACGCTTAAGAAAACTTCTTTTAAGCAAAATTCAAATTGATCGTCTCGATCGATCCCTTTCTGAAAAGGGGTACTCCTGTGTTCCTTTGAAGCTTTACTTTAAGGGACGCTGGGCGAAGATAGAACTGGCCATCGCGAAAGGCAAAAACGTCGGCGATAAGCGTGAGTCCATAAAGACGAGAGATGTCGATCGCGAGCTTCGTCGCGCAAAGGCCAAAAAGTAAGAGCACTGGAGGTTCGTTGTGGCAAAAATCTTAGGTACATTCGGTTTTGCAAGTACAGGTGCGATTGCCGTAAATTTGGCTCTGGCGGTTATTTTTGTGACTTCACTTGCCGGCTGCGGAGTCAAAACCGTTCGCCGTGAAGGAGAATCAGAAACGGCAAGTGCGAATGTCACTTCCGCTGAGGTCACCAGTTCGGAGACAGCCTCGGAAATCAGCCTTAAAGCAGACCGGTCAGAACTCGACAAGTTTCGCACCGAAATTCCAGAAGAAGTGAAGCGTCAAAACGACGAGATCGCGTTGATCCTTTCGTTTATCAATCGCGAAACTGAAGAAGATCCAAATAAAGTGCGCGACCGATTTAGTTCGGCGCTTCGTAAACGTCGAGAGGCATCCGACAAGCACTTGCGCCGGACGCGCGAAAGCTTTTCGAAACGAGAAAAACAAGAGCGAGAAGATTTTTTGAAAAGGTCGAAAGATGAGCGCACAGATTTTCTTGATCGAAAGCGTTCGCCTGATGACCGGAAGCGTTTTTTTGAAGATCAAGAGGACAAACGGAAAGTTTTTTTTGCTGATCAGACAGAAAAGCGAAAAGACTTTGAATCATCCGTTCAAGAAGAGCGGAAGCGCATGGAGGACTTCGTTCGCGAAAAGCAAAA harbors:
- the rsmA gene encoding ribosomal RNA small subunit methyltransferase A; translation: MTRRERLLEKIRLSGTGPKRALGQNFLISDHVIDRILENALETGSTSFWAAAGKATAILEIGPGLGALTEGLIAGTKKLSIPFSVIELDRDFAASWREQGLKVVEADALQVDWSSLELPQGTRLISNLPYQISSSLVIDRSVDAQGVTSMVLMFQKEVAKRILAKPKTEDFGLLSVIAQLGWEIEIVCEAGPQDFFPPPRIASRVLRFRRKVDAPDVQEFTRVLAFAKRAYAHRRKLLAGNLAGGSATRETIETVIESMGFTKTARAEELSPVQILELFRRL
- the smpB gene encoding SsrA-binding protein SmpB, which codes for MATKDNGIRLIAENRKARFDYIVIDTLEAGISLLGSEVKAIRDTGIQLKDSYVVIKNGEAFLQGAHVSPYRASSYLNHEPERLRKLLLSKIQIDRLDRSLSEKGYSCVPLKLYFKGRWAKIELAIAKGKNVGDKRESIKTRDVDRELRRAKAKK